AAAATTGACGTTTGACTGTATATACCACTGTACCCATCCTGAATAAAACAGCTGGAACTTACCTTTCATGTCACAGTTCATGTTTCCATCACTGTCCTCGCCTTTCTTTAGCAGTAAACATCTCATGCAGAGAATGCTTGTTAGCTGCGAGTGGTGTGTGCAAATGCCAGCCTCGCTGTACTGCTTGATGCTTTGTCCCCGAAGGTAACATACACCAATTTCCGTAAATTCCAGTTGTTTCAAACGTGCATGCTCACCAGAGGAGGCAAAATGGGCCTGCCAAAGCTTTTGATGCAGGACACGTACGAGCACTGCTGCGTTGCTTCTGCCATGACAGCTGTCAGTCGCCTGCGTCACTGGACAGTGCAGGCGAGACACTGCAGTTAGTGATCTCTCTGCACCTAAGAGAAAAAGGTTATACGCAGTGCAATACCTTTTTCTGGAGGTGTCAGCAGTGTATACAAGATGTAATAACGCCAGTTGCTCATGTCATAAAGCGCGCAAGTTGAACCAGCATGAAAAAATACAGAGCAATGGAAATGAAGCAACATTTTTTGATTGAAGCGCGAGACAAACAAAGCCAAAACATTCAGTAAACCAACATCACGGCTAGCATAGGTCGGCATACCCACACACGTGTATACTGACTCATACTTGCTATGCATTCATCTTGCAGGCACGAGATGAAGGGTGCGAGTGGACAGCATGTGCCGGTTAGCACGAGTGCAAACAAAAGTAGGCAACAGTGATATCAAGTGGACGCACGCATATGTATGCGAGTGGGTGCCGATAAGTGTGAGTGAAAGTGACTATGAATGCAAGTGGGTGTCAGCGAGCAAAAGTAAGTGGAAGTGTCAGTGAGCACATAGCCTGCAAACATGTTGGCTTTTTCTGCCAACTTATGGTAGCAAGCTTAATCCACTCAGATGGCAACTGGAAACTAAAAACAAACACTGCAATATAATGATAGCAGGACGCTTGACATCTACTCATTTTGCTCCCTGGCAGCGTGCTAGGCAGTAGTCATTGCCAACTCATCGGGCCATATTGCTCCTAATGAAGCAAGGTCTTGCAATGCAGACACAGCCAAGTGACACTGCaagcgagctgtggccaaaacatACGTAAAGGGACATTAAATAGAAACAATGAATCAGTTTATATTGATAAAAGTGTTCTTGAAAAACACTACTTTCATTGATTTTGCTGTAATAGTGAGGTTGATTGATGTTTCAGTTTTGTATTTTGCACCAGGACCCCGTGGCCACTACATCACAGGTCGCAAagcattttttcacatttcggaCGTGGTGGTTCAGCAAAGGTTCACAAAACTTCCTACATTCAGTTTTGGGATTTAAAAAAATATCATGCAGTCCACTTCGAGCAATAAATATTTAACTAGGCCCAAGCGGACGGTGCCAAAGTTTATAATGTCGCAGAAGGCTCGTGTGGGAACTACAAGGCATGGTCGCCACCAGTTTTTGGTTCTTGTGTCTGTGCTGGCATACCAACCGTCTTCTCACAATAaaagttgctttcttttttttggtataGCGGGAGTCTAATTTACCAACATagctaaaataattttttttagcgtccctttaactgCTACTAGGAAGTAACCGTCAATGGTTCCTTTCTGCAACGTTTTCTTTACACCTTATAATTTAGCCCTGGTGCCCACTGCTTGCAGCTGTTCAGGTTTCAGATGCACAATCTAGACAGTTGTTGCCCATCGAACATGTGGCTCTGACACACGTACAGCATGAATTCAAGAAATGAGTCAATTATTCCAATATATAATGAAAAAATACAATTTCAAAGCTGCTATGGACTAAGTGCCATAGAAGGTGAAATTATCTCTTAAAATGGAAGTAATAATAGCAGGACAAATCAATAATCATTAATTGAaaagtgcgcaaaaaaaaaaagaaacgaaatgcggATTTTAGCATTTGGCTGGATTCCATGGGAAATTTCTGGACGGAGAGCAAACATCCCTGCGACTGAATCCAAGAGTGGAGGCCTCACAAAAGAATAACTGGTTTTGTTAAGTACAGGTAAAGTCTTACCATGCAGTCAGCAGCAATTTATTTTCTTTGTCCTTCCTTtacaaaatgaaaataaacaaccAACTACTACACTGTCCACCAGCAGCCAAACAGATTTCCAACATCAATTCTTATCACTTTCCTCCTGATGCACAGCTCTCACCCCGGTAATTTCGGCATCCTTAGTTCAACCGTTTGGATCGCCTGAATGCTGCCTGTTCACTGTAATCCTCCGGAGACTTGTTCAGAAATGCAtgttaacttgaagcccacgcttatCTTGATTTAAATCACCCCTGTGGTGATTGCTcgaaaggaaacgcaatgaggcATCTTGGGCGCGTTCTCATCAGGCGTTGTTCGTATCAactcaagcatgggcttcaagttaagatgcatttctgaatacgagggTTATAATCTATTTCGCGAACTTGGCCTTTTCGAAGTTGTTCGAGAAGGAAAGAAATCCCTGCAATTCATCAAGGGTGGTTCATGaagattgtttcttttttcccgcTAGCAGTATTACAACTTGTGCGATGAGGAACGTAGAAGCGGCCACGTATGAGATAACATAGACGGCAAGCTGTGGCACATACTCTTATTATTGACGTCTACAAATCGCCACAAAATCACTACCTTCGGGCATTCGTAAAAGAGGTGCTATTTGAAGGTGCTATAATCAGAAACGACAGACCCAGCCGTCTTAAGTGGTCGGCCCGTAGTATCTTTCAACGCAGCCAGACGCACAACCACAACGCTGCGGATGTTTTTAGGAAGTAAGCGTGAACTGGGATGAAAGAAGCGCTGTTGTTTTGCATCCACGCACGCAAGCTTCTTGATGCCGACTCCGCGCAAGGAAAACAGCTTTGCTTCCTTCGTCGTTTTCAGCCAATTGCCAATCACATTCGGCGCACCTCACTCGCCCAATTCAGCAACGTGACACAACTGCGGTCGAACTCGAGTCACAAAACACGACGCAAGCGTCGCATCGCCGCCTCATGAGCATTCGATAATAAACAAAGCGATATCACGGGCGATCGAACAAATAACACAGGGAACCGTGCTCACGTGATTCGATGAGTCGAAATTTCGCGCTTCGGAGCTCAGCTGCGGAAACCGTTGATCACCTGAAAGTGTCCTCTCCGCCGCGCCGCAATAACGTCGGCATTGCGCGACCGTCCGCTCAAGTCCTCCTGTTTACGCACGATAAGGCTTTACGCAACAAAATAATCGGCATATCGCGCCAATCACACCGTATTATCGATAACGGCCGCAACACGAGTGACAGCTGTTTACTAGCGTTGCCTTGGCAGCGCGAATATCTGAACGGCAAGGCCCGCATATGAAAAAAATCAAATTGGTGAGCCTTATCCCTGGCTTGTAAAACTCACATAAAAACCAATAAAAGAGtcgttatttttttaaatgtttatttAGCAGTTTTTTGGAGTTATTGCGCTTTTTAATGAGGACATAAACATAAGATATAAAGCTGTGTTTGGACTAGACGGCGCGAGAGTCGATCTGACCTACTTAAGAAGTTCGTTGCGGTGCGGTTTTTGTCAGGTTGTGCTGTTGGTGTGTGGACGCTGCAGTGTGAATTCACGTAGGGCTCTCGTCTAAGGTTTCCTTTGCTCAGGCGTCTGTATACCTTCGAGACACGGTTCGTGTAAGGTGAGTAAAGAAAAGGCAGTTAAGTTTGGTCAATGCTAGTGAAAGTTCAGCGGATATGGTTCCCTCTACTTGTGTTCATATGTCTCTAAGGTTCCAAACTTCTACGTTGTTTAGTCATTTACGCACCAGGTATATTGTTCGACGGAGAGCCGCTATCGCGCAAACGAGTCGTGCATGAGCTGTCAGCTTGAAACCGGCGGCTTTTGAGCAGACCGCTTGCGGAAGTAGGCGAAAAATTGTCTTTCGGTGCAGCCTTATAGGGTCGGTGCACATTTTATTAGTTCTTCCGTGATATTTTACATCCTGTGGCGCGGAAAACACTCATATCAACCGTGAAACTGCTCCCAGTGCCGAATGAATTCGAGCACTGTACCCAAAAAGCGACCATTTTCGACATCCAGACGGCTTCTAGGCGGACCAATCGCGATTCGCAGCTGCCAAACGAACGACCAATGGAAAACGAGCTTATCAGAGCCAATAGTAAGAGACGTGACGTCAAGAACGACCAGTAGTAGCTCGCGGAGCTTATGACGTTGCTCATCTGTCATGAGGGGGTTTTTTGTCGTATTTTTTGTTTAGTCTTCGCGCTCGGCCATTTTTTTACTAGTTCTGTTTCTTGTGTGCGCACGCTTGCATGTTGTGAGCTGTTTCCCGCTGCAGCGCAAGTCCCGTGAAAGTGCCCCGGATTTTTCGCTTCAGGTTTGTGGCGCGTTTTTGTGCACAAACTCCTGGGCCGTTCCGCGTTTTCGTCTTCCGAGCCGTGCGTGAGTGTGTAGCGTTGCCGAGACTCGTTCGCGTTGCTGCCACGTCTGCCCGCACCGGCGGCAGCGCACCTCATTGTGTGTTGCGTTTCTCTCAAAATATCCGCGGCAGCCATTTTGTAACAAAGCTTCTCTGCCAGGGTTTCGCGTTGTCCAGTCTTCGGCCGTGACCGTGCAGCGGTTTTGGCGGTGAGTTTGCGTGTAGCGTGCGGGGCGGCATTTGTAGCATCTGTACTGGGAACCTGCCCCAGAACTTTTATTCTCGAAATTGCTACGCGGGATCCGACTGTGTTTGTGGGTCGTCCTGAACGCAGGCTAGTTTCCGTTAGGCCTAACTTTGCGCAGGAGCGCTTCCGTTAGTCGCCGACCGGGCACGTAACCCTGGCCGTGTGTTGTAGTGCAGTTAGGGTTCTTCAACTCCGTATTCTTCAGATACTGCTAGTTCGCTCGCACACACTCGCTGCGAGCAGGCGGCGTCCGAGGTACGCTCGCTACTGCAGTACGTGCTCTGTCGCTAATTGGCGGGAACGAACTTCCATTCGTGCTGTGATTCAGCCATGAGAAACCGCGTGCGCATTGCAGGATGTTTTGCAGACCGCGATTTCTCGAGCTGCTGGCGCGTTCTAAGTTGCAGCCGCCAGATGCATTCCGTTCCGTGCCCGATTACTGCGGGCTATGCTCGCACTAATTTGTCTGCTCTTGTGCGTAGTCCCGTCCTCTAAGCTGTTCACATTCGTTCTTCGTTATGTGAGTTGTCACTGACGCATTGCGCGAACGCCGAGCACAATCACGTGCTGCCGTTTCAGATGCCCCTCTCGCGGCCTCTTCATCTCTAATGGTTCTGGGCAACTTGCCCGTTCTCAATATAATTCGTCTGCCATTTTCAGGGATGCACTCGTAATCCGTCGTTTAGTTGCTTGCCCTTAGCCGCTGTGCGTGGCTAACGCTCAAGGCGGTTGCCGCGTTTTCCGGGCACTGAACCAGTGAGGCGCGCCCCAAGACAATGCCGATTTTATATATGTTTCGCGGTTTAACCCTGCAGCTATTTGCCGAACTCGTGTGGGCCAGAGTTCGGATAAGGTGCAGAAAACCAAGCATGTTTCGGTGCCCACGGCCTTCTTGCGGGTTGTTGACACTTTGCAAGGTGCCGTGTTGCGAGCCTGTTTCCTTGTGTCGCGCAGGTAACCCAGCCTTCATCTCGACGCATCAGCAATGGCCCGTACGAAGCAGACCGCCCGTAAGTCCACTGGTGGCAAGGCCCCCCGCAAGCAGCTGGCCACCAAGGCGGCGCGTAAGAGCGCCCCCTCGACGGGCGGTGTCAAGAAGCCCCATCGCTACAGGCCCGGCACTGTGGCCCTCAGGGAGATCCGACGTTACCAGAAATCTACCGAGTTGCTCATCCGCAAGTTGCCCTTCCAGCGCCTCGTTCGCGAGATTGCGCAGGACTTCAAGACTGATCTCCGCTTCCAGAGCGCAGCCATCGGAGCTCTCCAGGTGAGCCGGATGCCCGGGAGTCTTTTCTTCCCGTTAATTTCGCTCTCGGGGGGGTCTGTTTCTAGCCCAAGCGGTCGCCCAGCGTTGGATGTAGGTCCACTTTTCTCATTTTTATGCCTTTGTGGTGTGTACGGCCTGGAGACCGGCAAAGTTCACTATTCGCCCAATTTCGAGTGCAGTGTAGTGAATTTCTATTGGCAAACTGGGCACTAGCCATTGGAGAATAGCAAGCTCTGCAGAAAAATCCGAGCGAAGATCGCCACCAGGCTCCTTCACATAATTTCTGGCCCTGCGAAGCTGAGAATATTTCTCCAAAGGACAGTATACTACGCACTTCCTGTTTTGCTTTTGTCCCTTGTCGGCCCATGTTCCTGCTGAAGGTTCCCAGCAATAACTGCACTTCCATGTCAGGCTCTCGTTGGGAACATCCACGACTGTTTGCTTTGTAATCCTTCCTGCCATCTTCCAATCTCGTAACTGTAGTGCTCATTCGCAAAGTCTGCATCGGGTGCCTCTTTAATGCCAGGTTCAAATTTAGCTTGAAGTCCACTCGGACATTGGGCCTCTACGGTGACGTGAAATCCCCTTCTGCAGCAGCGACTGCCATTGGAGGAGCGCTCTCTGTGCCGACAATTCCTGCCCTCATTTGTCGCCACAAACGGTCGTCCCATGTTACACATGGCAACAACCCCCATTTCTGCAGTAACTGTTGCACTTCAAAAGGCCGTGGAAACTTGCTAGGGGTTTTGTGCGGCAGGTACCGCGCCAGTTGTGAGTGTTATGTGGTCGACAAACTGACGCTATGCAAGGTGCACAAATTAACACAGCTCGTAAGATTGCAACTAATTGCCAGACGCTTGTTTTCACTGTTCAAAGAGCTGCCGGCAACTCCAGTGGTGCGGTGGGCGAGTAGTGTGACCGATTCTTGTTGACAAAAACTGTTCCTGGGCATGGCAAATAACCTGGTCTGAACAATCCATAAGTTAGCCTTGTTGATGGCTTCCGTGAGTCGGAAATAACAAATGCAATGTAGACAAGCTTTCTTGTATTCGCTTAATGTCGGCTGGTTTGATACAGTGCATCTTGAAGGCACACTACATTGTTAAATTGTGAGACAACAAACGGCATTGGCAAGCTGAGCTTGCGGACTGTATTTACTTGTAATGTGAGGGTGACATCGGATTCATGGTGATGGCGATGTTTCAGTTGAGTGTTCATTCAAGATGCATAGTTGGTAGTTGCATGCACGCGAGCATCCCAAGTCCGACTGCAGTGGGACCACTCGGTTAACGAGTAGTACACAATTATTTACTACAGCAGCATAGAAGTATGCAATCTATAAGTAAATGAAAAGTGAACAAATTTTCGCATTGCCAATCTAAATTTGTTAAACCTATTTAACAAATGATGTACACACTTTATCTACAAAGTAAATTAGTTGGGACAACTAGCTGTCGCATGAAATTTTAAAGTTCATATTTGAATGCATGCAAAGATGTTCTtcatttaaagggaagctgaagagttttccagggaaaatgagtgaagagctgtacgttttcaaccctccgaatctGAATATctcatcgaaattgagcgaaagaaagcgcaaaccgGTTTTATTTCGAAGAAAAGTGCAGCAGACATGGGCagctcgtttccgcctgtgattggtcgggcgcctcgtgacgtcagcaTTGGTGTTCGACCGGCCGCTGCCGCCACAGTTGAAGCATGGTGCAgggtggtttggcgctgtggcTTGCTGAGACAGTcatggtaaatttcgagagcttgcgttttgCAATTCCGCAACTTTAACCGGCAATTACTTCATTCATAAGTGAAAAATTCCCCCAAAAATTCTATGTGCAtagtttataaggttcccgcatccgtatgtgagtcttattgaattcgacactCTTCAGCTTTCCTTTAAGAACATGTTTTAGCTCGTGCACTCCTATCTAAGTACATTACAAGGAGAATTAGATTTCTGCACCaattgacaaggtttgttgcatttaaaggggttgggacaccaaattttgaggctataaaaagcatgttgtaggctgcttccgtatgcaaggacacccagaacaaagtattggacgctgcaaacattttaaaataattttaattcagctccaaaaagtcattaaaaactccttctcgtagtcgagacccatcgctagcgcggcagttactacgtcacagaggaggaacgaaaatattgacgtcatagcacactagcacaaaaacgtgacgtatgatgagtagcgatgaaatgccgattacggagcatgctgagccgagcgaccgagcatagtctccactatgaccgagctataggcatatagaaatcctttcttaattcAAAGAAAGAGTAAGGCgtgcaggcacggacacaagaggagagaagtggacaacacgaacgccgcacggcggcccgcgaacggcaaactgcgtgcggcgagttgccgagcGGGCGGGCCTACGTTtgagccggccgactccgaaagggaccagggtatgcggcgttcgtgttgtccgcttctctcttcgcatagtcgcatagttcggcagctcagAGCGGTCTCTcattcgcttggcctttctcaatgtgagggcctgtccacgttaccggcacggaaactcgccgtttgccgttcgcgggcccccgtgcgacggcggttttgctcgcgaacggcgagatttccttgccgtagagaggatgggcccgggacccatttgtgcggcagccgtacggcgaagcggccaatcagcgaccaaggagtggtcactctggcaccgagggcagcttcaccgcctctgatcgttcggcgccgccgatatcgtcgcta
Above is a genomic segment from Dermacentor andersoni chromosome 8, qqDerAnde1_hic_scaffold, whole genome shotgun sequence containing:
- the LOC126526612 gene encoding histone H3.3A yields the protein MARTKQTARKSTGGKAPRKQLATKAARKSAPSTGGVKKPHRYRPGTVALREIRRYQKSTELLIRKLPFQRLVREIAQDFKTDLRFQSAAIGALQEASEAYLVGLFEDTNLCAIHAKRVTIMPKDIQLARRIRGERA